The Flavobacterium faecale genome has a segment encoding these proteins:
- a CDS encoding LegC family aminotransferase translates to MIPLSVPFLNGNEWKYVKDCLDTGWISSAGSYVNQFEQQVAHYAGAKYGIACMNGTVGLHIAQILSGVTADDHVIAPNITFIATLNAIKYTGASPILIDVDPKNWQMDLDLLDAYLGDNTIEKEVDGILYSFHKSTNKCIKAIMPVHVLGNIGDMNRLQEIATAFHLDVIEDSTEALGTLFQGKHAGSFGKFGVFSFNGNKIISTGGGGVIVTDDEELAKKAKHLTTQAKASAMEYLHDEIGYNYRLVNVLAAIGVAQMEEFPTLLENKKRMDSYYRSQLSAVGDIEFQYVSPDVEANCWLFTFRTKHMRELLAYLNENGVQSRPFWVPMNQLEMFKEDIYVSTDDHSNQVYQTSISIPSSAGISLSQMETVVQTIKAFYTTH, encoded by the coding sequence ATGATCCCATTATCAGTCCCTTTCCTAAATGGAAACGAGTGGAAGTATGTTAAAGATTGTCTCGACACGGGCTGGATTTCATCTGCCGGTTCCTACGTTAATCAATTTGAACAACAAGTAGCACATTATGCTGGAGCCAAATACGGAATTGCTTGTATGAACGGTACCGTAGGTTTGCATATCGCTCAAATTCTTTCTGGAGTAACAGCTGACGACCACGTTATTGCGCCCAATATTACTTTTATTGCCACATTAAATGCAATCAAATACACTGGAGCTTCCCCTATCTTAATTGATGTAGATCCTAAAAATTGGCAAATGGATTTGGACCTTTTAGATGCTTATTTAGGAGACAATACAATTGAAAAAGAAGTAGACGGTATATTGTATTCATTTCATAAATCTACTAACAAATGTATTAAAGCAATTATGCCTGTTCACGTTTTAGGAAATATTGGTGATATGAATCGCTTACAAGAAATTGCCACTGCCTTTCACCTTGACGTCATTGAAGACAGCACAGAAGCTCTTGGAACATTATTCCAAGGAAAACATGCTGGAAGTTTTGGGAAATTTGGTGTTTTTAGTTTCAACGGTAACAAAATTATCTCTACCGGTGGCGGTGGTGTTATAGTTACAGATGATGAAGAACTTGCCAAAAAAGCAAAACATTTAACAACGCAAGCAAAAGCTAGTGCGATGGAATACCTTCATGACGAAATAGGATATAACTATAGATTAGTAAATGTTTTAGCAGCAATTGGCGTTGCGCAAATGGAAGAATTCCCAACACTTTTAGAAAATAAGAAGAGAATGGATAGCTATTACCGTTCTCAACTTTCGGCAGTTGGTGATATAGAATTTCAATATGTTTCACCTGATGTGGAAGCCAATTGCTGGTTATTCACTTTTAGAACGAAACACATGCGAGAACTCTTAGCATACCTCAACGAAAACGGAGTACAATCGCGTCCATTTTGGGTACCGATGAATCAATTAGAAATGTTCAAAGAAGACATTTACGTATCTACCGATGACCATTCTAATCAAGTTTATCAAACCTCTATTAGTATTCCAAGTTCGGCAGGAATCTCTTTATCCCAAATGGAAACAGTAGTACAAACAATTAAGGCATTCTATACAACACACTAA
- a CDS encoding polysaccharide biosynthesis protein: MSDKIKGKNVLVIGGAGTIGSSYIKAILAYEPAKLVVVDTNENGLTELTRDLRSTPNQFVPEEYITYPMSFGDAVFEKMFLSHSPFHIVANFAAHKHVRSEKDQFSIEAMIENNVFKAKAFLDLLLKNKPEHFFCVSTDKAANPVNVMGASKKLMEEVIMAYSSEIQITTARFANVAFSNGSLLAGYIERLLKKQPISCPADIKRFFVSPEESGQICMLACMLGQSGEIFFPKLEEEEQVYFKTITQDFFKASNREIEICNSDQEAREKSLLLSESGPYPVYFFSSDTSGEKLYEEFYTDTDEVNLLQFESLGVIKNARKLAVAEIEMCLKDLQQLMNSGNYDKQTIVENLKKYLPDFEHIETGKSLDQKM; this comes from the coding sequence TTGTCTGACAAAATAAAAGGGAAAAATGTACTTGTAATTGGTGGAGCAGGTACAATAGGTTCCTCGTATATTAAAGCGATTTTGGCTTATGAGCCAGCAAAACTAGTTGTTGTAGATACTAATGAAAATGGACTAACGGAGTTAACAAGGGATTTAAGAAGTACACCAAATCAATTTGTTCCTGAGGAGTACATTACATACCCTATGAGCTTTGGTGACGCTGTGTTCGAAAAAATGTTTTTGTCTCACAGCCCATTTCATATCGTGGCAAACTTTGCAGCACATAAACATGTACGCAGTGAAAAAGATCAGTTTTCAATTGAAGCAATGATTGAAAACAATGTTTTTAAAGCAAAAGCCTTTTTAGATTTATTACTAAAAAACAAACCAGAACATTTTTTCTGCGTATCAACAGATAAAGCTGCTAATCCTGTAAACGTTATGGGCGCTTCCAAAAAATTAATGGAAGAAGTAATTATGGCCTATAGTTCAGAAATACAAATTACAACTGCTCGTTTTGCCAATGTCGCCTTTTCAAACGGTTCCTTGCTGGCGGGTTACATAGAGCGTTTGTTAAAAAAACAACCTATCTCCTGCCCTGCTGATATCAAACGATTTTTTGTATCACCAGAAGAAAGCGGCCAAATCTGTATGCTAGCTTGTATGCTAGGTCAAAGTGGAGAAATCTTTTTTCCCAAATTAGAAGAAGAAGAACAAGTATATTTCAAAACCATAACACAGGATTTTTTCAAAGCATCTAATCGCGAAATAGAAATATGTAATTCTGATCAAGAAGCGCGAGAAAAGTCATTATTATTATCAGAATCAGGTCCTTATCCAGTTTATTTCTTTAGTTCAGATACATCAGGTGAAAAGCTATATGAAGAATTTTACACTGATACTGACGAAGTCAATCTACTACAATTTGAAAGTTTGGGAGTGATAAAAAATGCTCGAAAACTTGCTGTTGCAGAAATTGAAATGTGCTTAAAGGATTTACAACAACTTATGAATTCGGGCAATTATGATAAACAAACTATAGTAGAAAACTTAAAAAAATATCTGCCTGATTTTGAGCATATAGAAACAGGTAAAAGTTTAGACCAAAAAATGTAA
- a CDS encoding sugar transferase, whose amino-acid sequence MYLIFKRLCDIALSSLLIIIFSPLLIPIIIGLKLTGEGYVFYKQDRVGFKNKSFPILKFATMLKDSPNMTGGVLTTKKDPRITPMGGFLRKSKINELPQLFNIFLGDMSFVGPRPLMDVSFKTYPIKIQKEIYNVKPGLTGIGSIVFRDEEKLITDAKIRGEDIWDFYSNKIYPFKGELEIWYLSHHSFLVDFKIMVITAWVILNSDSQLVYKAFKTLPKRKF is encoded by the coding sequence ATGTATTTAATATTCAAACGTTTATGCGATATCGCGCTTTCATCCCTTTTAATAATTATTTTTTCTCCATTATTAATACCTATAATTATTGGACTAAAACTAACGGGAGAAGGATATGTTTTTTATAAACAAGATCGAGTAGGTTTTAAAAATAAAAGTTTTCCTATCCTCAAATTTGCTACTATGTTGAAAGACAGTCCAAATATGACAGGTGGAGTTCTTACAACCAAAAAAGATCCTAGAATTACGCCTATGGGTGGTTTTTTACGAAAAAGTAAAATTAATGAATTACCACAATTATTTAATATTTTCCTAGGAGACATGAGTTTTGTAGGGCCACGTCCATTAATGGATGTGAGTTTTAAAACATATCCAATAAAGATTCAAAAAGAGATATACAACGTTAAGCCTGGTCTTACAGGTATTGGCTCTATAGTTTTTAGAGATGAAGAAAAATTAATAACAGATGCTAAAATTAGAGGAGAAGACATTTGGGATTTTTACTCAAACAAAATATATCCTTTCAAAGGTGAATTAGAAATTTGGTATCTGTCTCATCATAGTTTTCTCGTTGACTTCAAAATTATGGTGATTACAGCATGGGTTATTCTTAACTCAGATAGTCAACTGGTTTATAAGGCATTTAAAACGTTACCAAAAAGAAAATTTTAA